GCCATGAATGAGAGTAGAGAAGACCCTGAAGAATTACAGTAAGATTCAACAAGTCTAAGTGACAGCCTGGATGTGTGGGgagggaagaagcaaaagtgaatCCCACAGAGCTGTAGTTGCTTAGATGAGTTCAGCGAATCAAATAACATTGCTATTACCAGAAATGTGGAAGGGTGATTTGATTTTAGACAGACTGTATTTGGAATGGCGGTGGGACATCCATATTGGGGTATTCATTAGAACCATGGGGCTGCCTGACTTAGAAGCCATTTACGTAGGAATAATAGCTGAAGGCTTGGCAATGAATGTACTCTCTAAGGAAAGTGTTGAAATAGGAAAGAAGACAGCTAAGAACTGCTCCAGGAAAACACGTTTTGAGGACCAGTTGAAAAAGAGGagcaaataaggaaaatgagCTCTTTGGTCTCCAATTCTGGTTGGGTCCTGGGTTTGGATTGATTTTCAGATTGTTTGGTTTTAACTCTTTCCATCTCTAGCCTAACATTCTCGTCCCTCACAATCCCTAGGGGACGCTCCAATAAATGGGAGCAGTGTCCCTTGGGACATAGCAGGAACTTCTCAGCTAGGAATTATAGAGCCAGACTGGGGCTCTGATACCAGGACTACTACTAAGTCACTTCTTTGGGGTTCAATTTTCTCATCAGTGATGTTAAGCCTAGGTGAGTGTGAGGACAAGGGGAATAATAGAGCTGATGGCACTTGCTGGAATGCTGCTGGAGAGGACAAGATAGGGGTGATCAGGGGCCAGCCACCCACTGTCTGCATTTCCTCCTTTGTTCAGGTTGTGTGGTTTGGCAGCAGTTGCTTGAAATGTGGGCCATTATGCTTTTCTTGCCCTACTCTTCATGAAAAGTGAAGTCAGGTGGCCTATGCCTAATAAGTGAAAGGTGTGGTGACTTAAATAGTAAGACAATGAGGGTCATCATTATCTTGCGTCTCCATGAATACACCACTTACTTATCACAGTGCCTGACAGTTCACCATTTGGGCCTCTTCATAGGGTTAAACATTGCCCTCTGCAGGCTGCTCTTCTAAAATGTTAATTCTCCTAGAAGAGGTAATATTAAATCCTTTACCACAAATTAGTTTCTTAGATACAAGATACTTGGCCACATGAAAGCACTTAACACCTGGGGAGAGAAAAGGATGGGATTCTCTGAGTTGATCATTTTGTCTCTGGTCAGTTGGACTGTGCGGTGGAGCGTGAGCATATCTGAGAGTGAAGGGGTGAAGAAAGAAGCAAGAGGATCAGAAGCTGGTTTGATCTGGCATCACAGGGCTGTAAGCTCTCTTAATTCAAGAACAGCTCAGCtcagaagagaaaagaatgaagtccCCAGACACAggccttctttcttccttatcaGAGAGGGGTCATTGGAGCACAGATGGAGAGCACAGCAGCCTTTTTATGCTCCAAGGTCTGCCCAAGATGGCCAGAAAGAGTGGAAAAGCTTTGGGTAGGGAGTTCAAAGAGTAAAAAGGGCCATCTTCACCATTACAAGGTCATGCTTTCCTCATCACCCTCCTAGCCTTCCTCTGATCCCAAAGCCATAAAGGGTTCACTTGGAAGGACAGCTGGAGAAAAGTGGCTGTGGCAGGCACATGGCTGAATGGTAAGTAGGCTGATGCCTCCTGGAGAAGATCCTTTTTGTGGGAAGAGCAACTAAGGTGACCATGAGTCTCTGGCAAGTGCCTGCTCCTTGCTATATTCAGGTGTGCTCTAGCTAAATGCTGATACCTTTTGGGCCCTGACACCATGTGACTCTTGAACAGATGCATAGATACTGTCTAGAGCCTCTGTGACAGTGAACGCTCTGGGCTTTCACAAACAGCACCAAAATACTGCAGCCTTTTGCTGCTGTCGCTACTGCCTGGAGCTCCCTCTAGCTGCCAAACCTGTTTCTCACCTTCTGGTAGGAAGCGTTTCCAATCAGTGCTGTTAAGCTTAGGTGCCTCCATTCTGGGGTTGGAAAATGAGGGTTGGCTTTGAAGTTAGATAGATGTGTTTGACGTGTCTGTTCCTAGCCTGGGTTAACTACATTGTTCCAGCAAGCTATCTACATTGCTTCCACATCTTTGAAGTGAGGTGTATGCCTGCTTTATTTGGGATTGTGAGGATTAAggagaataatatatatataatgttgaaCACCTACACCTTTTAACCACTTTGAAGTTCCAGAAACACCTCCAGCCCTTAGGTGAGCTGTGATTAAATTCGTTCATTAACCCAgcacacatttattgaatgcctactctgTGCCGCAGTTCCTGGCAGGTGTACCTGAAGTGGGTGTGTAACATGTTCAGGGCCTGTACCCCATGAGCGTGGGGATGTCCTTTATCCTCGGGCACTTATGGTCCTGGGGGAGAAGCTGAGGGGAAGGGTCAGGAGCTTACATGGCAGATTCGGTAAGCTTTTAGCACAataattttaattgcaaaaataaaCAGTTTTGTCAACTGCTTGAGAGTAGCGTctgctttacaaaaattaacaacaacaaaaggaaaaaaaccccaaagcaaAACGTTACATCCAATGGCTGCTGGATAAGACACTGCTGTACAAAGTCCCGCGCGAGACCGGCTTGGCGCTGCCCCAGCCTGTCTCTGGGGGTTATAGAGGAAGGCGTGGGGCGTGCGCCAGTTACAAAAGACTGTCTTGAATCCCAGGGTAGTGCCTATTCACTGGGTGGTCTCAGAAGACTTCCCCCAAAGCGCGGCTGACAAGGGACAGCGCCTGGACCGCGGGAACTGTCCGCGGAACTGGTGCTGAATAGGGCGTGTGCGGCGGGCGCTTCAAGGAAACTGGAAGCGGGACCGGAGGCCGGCCCTCGGGCGTGCGAGGAGGAGTTGGAAGAAGAGCGGGGAGGGGAACGGCCCGGATCTCGTGCGCGCCGAATGGCGGCGCTCCAACCCATAAACCCATCTCTTGCTCAGAGGGAGGCGAAGGAGAGGCCCAGCGAGTAAAAGCCGAGGCCCTTGAGCCGCTCCTCGGCGCGCGCCTTCTGCTTGAGGTGCACCTTGCTGTGCCGTTTCTTCTCATCGCTGCGCGCGAAGCGGCGGCCGCACACGTCGCAAGCAAAGGGCTTCTCGCCGGTGTGGGTGCGCACGTGCGTGGTGAGGTGGTCGCTGCGGCTGAAGTTGCGGAGGCAGATGCGGCACTGGAAGGGTTTGTGGCCCGTGTGGATGCGCAGGTGGCGATTGAGCTCGTCGGAGCGCGCAAAGCTCCGCACACAACTCTCCACCGGGCAAGCGAAGGCCTTGGCGTGCGGCCGCGGGCAGAAGCAGCGCGTGCTGCATTTGCCGCCACGGCGCCCCTTGCGTCGCACCTTGGCCTGGGGGAAAGGGGTGGGCGGCGGTGGCGGCACGGGTGGTGCAGCCACGCCGCTGCTTCCAGGGATGTCCGCCACCAGAGGTTTAGGGAAGTCCGCCGCGGCGGTGCTGCGAAGGCCCAGCGGGGAAAGCTGAGGCTGCGTACTGACCAGAAACTCTCCACCGTCGCCgctactccctccctccccactagGAGGGGTCAGGAGCCCAGGGAGGCCCTCAGCCCCCTCCCCTAAGTCACCCGGGGCCCCCGGGAAAGCGTCGTAGGCCCCGCTAGGGTAGAGTCTGTTGGCTGGGACGGCCGACAGTTCCGCAGGGCAGCTGATGGACAGCAAGTCCTCAATCTTGGTCCCTATTGCGGGAAAACGAGCCTCGGGGGCGGCCTGGTAGCCTCCCTGTGACCCACAGTTCCCCGGGCCCCCCACAGAAAGCAGCTCCCAGGGCGCGTAGGGACCCTTGAAGGCAGAGGCAGCGTCCAGCGCTGGCGAGGCGGGAGGCGCCCGGAGGCCGGGCTTGACGTCGGGCGGGGAGAGCTGAGGCTCATACAGGCACTGTGAGGGGGCGCCCGCGCAGGGCGAGGCCTCCCAGAACGCCTCTGGGAAGGGGACAGCGCCCAGATCCGGGGAGTAAAGGTCCGGCGGAGCCGGCAGCAAGGCATCGGGCCCCGCGGGAAAAGAGGCATCCAGCGGGGATCTGGACGCTGCTGCCTCTGGACCGGGGAACGGTGCCAGGCCTAAGATGCCCGACATGAGGTTGAAGAGTGCCTCCGGGTCGTGCGGGTGTTCGGGCACTGCCTGAATGAAGAAGCTACCGCTGTAGCTGAGGCCGGGAGGGGGTGTGGGCGCAGGCCCCTCCAGGAAGCAGGAGTCGGCTAAGTCCCCACTTGCGCTGCAGCTGTTCAAAGCCCAGCTCAAGAAGTCGCCTGCTGAGGAGGGAGCAGGAATCAGCTCTGGGCACATCAAAGGGTGCACCTGAGTCCACAGCCCCTACCCACGAAACTCTTGGTGCCCACGGATATACACAAAGTGCCTTTTGCACATTCTGATTCAGCAGGGGCCCGCATACGTCCCGAGGAGCACATAGAAACATGCACACGCAAAACACACGTGCACAGGCAAAAGGGCGCTCTGATAACCGCACAGGTTCCTGCGGAGGCGCTGGCAGCCCAGTGTGGGTGGGAATGGGGGTGCGCACCCCAGGACTCCTAAGCTTCCCATCGCCCCTATTCTCACAGCTCCAGTGTCCCAGTCCCTCCCGGTTCTCAGGTGTGGTGCGCCCCCGCGCTGCGCTGTAGTCTTCTGAGCACCCCTGCTCGCCCTCCTTACCTCCAGGGTAGCCGGTGGCCGCGGGAGCGTCCCTGGCGGGCAGCCGGGGCAATTCAGCGCTGGGTTCGGCGCAACAGCCTTCAGTGGACTTGACGAGGAGCGCGTCGGGTTCGGAAAACTCGCTAAGGTGGAGCATGGCGCGGCGCCGGCTGTGGGGCGCCCGGGGCCTCGCCCGCTGGGCTTGGGGGCGCGCGGGTGGCGGGGAGGCTGGCGGTAGGGGTTCCCCGCAGCGCGCAGACCTAGGTGCCCGGGCTCCTGGCTTCGGGCACTCACCTCTGGGAAACGAGTTGGGGAGCCGCGGCGCCCTCGCTCGCCCGCACCGGCCTCGGGCGGCGGCTCCTCGCCTCTCCAAAGCGCAGCCGGGCTCCCCCAACCCACAGCCCCCCCACTTATATAGCTGCGGCGGCGCTGGCTCCGGGCTTCCGACTCCCCGGGCCACTGCCATTTTGGGAGGCCCCGGCCCTGCCGCCGTGACGTAAATGCCCAAACATGGACACAGGATGTGTGCCGGGGACTCCCGAAAAGGAAAGCTCGAGCTGTGACGTTGTTGTTGTCGCCGCAGCCGCCAGGCTAGCGCCGCTGCGTGCGCGCGCGCTCCCCAAGCGTGGAGCCTGTGTGCGCCGGGGCCGCGGATGCACCGGTCTGGGGCGCTGCGCCTCACCCCGCCGACAGTCCGGTAGATGTGCTTCCCGACTAGAGGCAGAGGCCGAGGAGCAGCAGGGGAGGACCTTGGACTTGGGGTTCCACAGTGTTGGGTTTGAATCTGccctctaccacttactagcttgACATTGAATCCCCTTTAACGTCAGTTTCTCACCTGTGCATTTCCTATGGAGAGAAACTGAGAGCACTTAAACGTCCAGGCGCACTCAGTAAACCATGGAGATTATTGCCATTCGTTTATTTTGCTCACGCctgtgtttttccattttaattttttttaaatttgtgctaggaaaaataacttatttaaattaaaaaggacTGTAATACTTGTCAATAGTAGAAGGAAAGTCAACTAGCACAACAGGGTATATTCTAAATTGAAAAGTAAAAGTCCCTGTTTTTTCCACCCACGTTTATTACTAACTCCTGGGGTAGCCACATTTAAGTTTCTTGAGTAttctttcagaaaaattttatgtatattcaaGTATACACATTGTTctgcaatattattattattatttttcacttgaAATAACTTAAGAGATTGTGCCATGTCCTAACATAAAGATCTTGTCATTCTTTTTCAAGGCtgtatagtactccattgtaAGGGAGGACCTTGAGTTAGTCGATTTGTCCCCTATC
This region of Rhinopithecus roxellana isolate Shanxi Qingling chromosome 17, ASM756505v1, whole genome shotgun sequence genomic DNA includes:
- the EGR4 gene encoding early growth response protein 4 isoform X2 — its product is MLHLSEFSEPDALLVKSTEGCCAEPSAELPRLPARDAPAATGYPGGDFLSWALNSCSASGDLADSCFLEGPAPTPPPGLSYSGSFFIQAVPEHPHDPEALFNLMSGILGLAPFPGPEAAASRSPLDASFPAGPDALLPAPPDLYSPDLGAVPFPEAFWEASPCAGAPSQCLYEPQLSPPDVKPGLRAPPASPALDAASAFKGPYAPWELLSVGGPGNCGSQGGYQAAPEARFPAIGTKIEDLLSISCPAELSAVPANRLYPSGAYDAFPGAPGDLGEGAEGLPGLLTPPSGEGGSSGDGGEFLVSTQPQLSPLGLRSTAAADFPKPLVADIPGSSGVAAPPVPPPPPTPFPQAKVRRKGRRGGKCSTRCFCPRPHAKAFACPVESCVRSFARSDELNRHLRIHTGHKPFQCRICLRNFSRSDHLTTHVRTHTGEKPFACDVCGRRFARSDEKKRHSKVHLKQKARAEERLKGLGFYSLGLSFASL
- the EGR4 gene encoding early growth response protein 4 isoform X1, which translates into the protein MAVARGVGSPEPAPPQLYKWGGCGLGEPGCALERRGAAARGRCGRARAPRLPNSFPRGECPKPGARAPRSARCGEPLPPASPPPARPQAQRARPRAPHSRRRAMLHLSEFSEPDALLVKSTEGCCAEPSAELPRLPARDAPAATGYPGAGDFLSWALNSCSASGDLADSCFLEGPAPTPPPGLSYSGSFFIQAVPEHPHDPEALFNLMSGILGLAPFPGPEAAASRSPLDASFPAGPDALLPAPPDLYSPDLGAVPFPEAFWEASPCAGAPSQCLYEPQLSPPDVKPGLRAPPASPALDAASAFKGPYAPWELLSVGGPGNCGSQGGYQAAPEARFPAIGTKIEDLLSISCPAELSAVPANRLYPSGAYDAFPGAPGDLGEGAEGLPGLLTPPSGEGGSSGDGGEFLVSTQPQLSPLGLRSTAAADFPKPLVADIPGSSGVAAPPVPPPPPTPFPQAKVRRKGRRGGKCSTRCFCPRPHAKAFACPVESCVRSFARSDELNRHLRIHTGHKPFQCRICLRNFSRSDHLTTHVRTHTGEKPFACDVCGRRFARSDEKKRHSKVHLKQKARAEERLKGLGFYSLGLSFASL